A window of the Hordeum vulgare subsp. vulgare chromosome 5H, MorexV3_pseudomolecules_assembly, whole genome shotgun sequence genome harbors these coding sequences:
- the LOC123398300 gene encoding premnaspirodiene oxygenase-like, protein MDELYVQSLVLATVAVALLQVLKVFLNPVRERAPPGPWKLPVIGSMHHLVNVLPHRKLRDLADAHGPLMMLQLGQTPLVVVSSKETARLVLQTHDTNFATRPKLLAGEIVGYEWADILFSPSGDYWRKLRQLCAAEILSPKRVLSFGHIREDEVMMRVEQIREAGPSTPVNLSVMFHSVTNNIVARAAFGKKRKNAAEFMAAIKSGMGLASGFNIPDLFPTWTTMLATITGMKRSLEGIYTTVDAILEEIIDERKAVRAEKIKAGAENVDENLVDVLIGLQEKGGFGFDLNDSRIKAIILDMFAGGTGTSASAMEWGMSELMRNPRVMKKLQALIREAFKGKATVTEADLQASNLQYLKLVIKEALRLHPPAPLLAPRESIDHCEMEGYTVPAKSRVVINAWAIGRDPKYWKAAEEFQPERFEDGAVDFTGSSYEFLPFGAGRRMCPGFNYGLASMELALVGLLYHFDWALPEGVADVDMEEAPGLGVRRRTPLMLLATPFVPAAVA, encoded by the exons ATGGACGAGCTCTACGTCCAATCACTGGTGCTGGCTACGGTGGCGGTGGCGCTGCTGCAGGTGCTGAAGGTGTTCCTGAACCCTGTGAGGGAGAGGGCGCCGCCGGGGCCGTGGAAGCTGCCGGTGATCGGCAGCATGCACCACCTGGTGAACGTGCTCCCGCACCGCAAGCTGAGGGACCTGGCGGACGCGCACGGCCCGCTGATGATGCTGCAGCTCGGGCAGACGCCGCTGGTGGTGGTGTCGTCCAAGGAGACGGCGCGGCTGGTTCTCCAGACCCACGACACCAACTTCGCCACCCGGCCCAAGCTCCTCGCCGGCGAGATCGTCGGCTACGAGTGGGCCGACATCCTCTTCTCCCCCTCCGGCGACTACTGGCGCAAGCTCCGCCAGCTCTGCGCCGCCGAGATCCTCAGCCCCAAGCGCGTTCTCTCCTTCGGCCACATCAGGGAGGACGAG gtGATGATGCGGGTGGAGCAGATCCGCGAGGCGGGGCCGTCGACGCCGGTGAACCTGAGCGTGATGTTCCACAGCGTGACCAACAACATCGTGGCGCGGGCGGCGttcgggaagaagaggaagaacgcGGCGGAGTTCATGGCGGCCATCAAGTCCGGCATGGGCCTGGCGAGCGGCTTCAACATCCCCGACCTCTTCCCGACGTGGACCACCATGCTCGCCACGATCACCGGCATGAAGCGCAGCCTCGAGGGCATCTACACCACCGTGGACGCCATCCTGGAGGAGATCATCGACGAGAGGAAGGCTGTCCGCGCCGAGAAGATCAAGGCCGGCGCCGAGAACGTGGACGAGAACTTGGTGGACGTGCTCATCGGGCTGCAGGAGAAGGGCGGCTTCGGGTTCGACCTGAACGACAGCAGGATCAAGGCCATCATCCTGGACATGTTCGCGGGAGGGACGGGGACGTCGGCGTCGGCCATGGAGTGGGGGATGTCGGAGCTGATGCGCAACCCGCGGGTGATGAAGAAGCTGCAGGCCCTGATCCGGGAGGCGTTCAAGGGGAAGGCGACGGTGACGGAGGCCGACCTTCAGGCGAGCAACCTGCAGTACCTGAAGCTGGTGATCAAGGAGGCGCTCCGGCTGCACCCGCCGGCGCCGCTGCTGGCGCCCCGGGAGAGCATCGACCACTGCGAGATGGAAGGGTACACGGTCCCGGCCAAGTCGCGCGTGGTGATCAACGCGTGGGCCATCGGGCGGGACCCCAAGTACTGGAAGGCCGCCGAGGAGTTCCAGCCGGAGCGGTTCGAGGACGGCGCCGTGGACTTCACCGGCAGCAGCTACGAGTTCCTCCCGTTCGGCGCCGGGCGCAGGATGTGCCCCGGCTTCAACTACGGGCTGGCCAGCATGGAGCTAGCCCTCGTCGGCCTCCTCTACCACTTCGACTGGGCGCTGCCGGAGGGCGTGGCCGACGTCGACATGGAGGAGGCCCCCGGCCTCGGCGTGCGCCGCCGCACCCCGCTTATGCTCCTCGCCACCCCCTTCGTCCCGGCCGCCGTCGCGTAG